Proteins from one Sylvia atricapilla isolate bSylAtr1 chromosome 1, bSylAtr1.pri, whole genome shotgun sequence genomic window:
- the SKIDA1 gene encoding LOW QUALITY PROTEIN: SKI/DACH domain-containing protein 1 (The sequence of the model RefSeq protein was modified relative to this genomic sequence to represent the inferred CDS: inserted 7 bases in 7 codons; deleted 6 bases in 5 codons; substituted 2 bases at 2 genomic stop codons): MGDLKSGFEEVDGVRLGYLIIKGKQMFALSQVFTDLLKNIPRTTVHKRMDHLKVKKHHCDLEELRXLKAINSIAFHAAKCTLISREDVEALYTSCKTERVLKTKRRKLSRALSATDLRPELAPADPFSGFWKENKLWLGLSDSPRPLLPVRRKALRPGDTALLPAAHLPHIFSKYTGHSYPEIARAPCKSPVNYETAPAVGGCVPLRSRRPLAAAARPRLPTAGPPPLPARCRRRRHGAAAGPSLLGPPGGARRPLALPRPCRPRGAPRLPLPXPRGFGPPSFPESGSSDSESSCCSGRAAHDSDCGSSLSSSSEGSSXEEDEDEEDEEGSGASDSSEGSSEEEEEEEEEEEEEEEEEEDSTSDSDSSSVSSQVSVQSIRFRRTSFCSPPGVVHANFLYHXAAAAASRPPAPAEPGGLPALRGAPGGVKPELXEEWGCPGWAPAAPALRCSGGLGSCFAEIRDDRVSELTXPHSEFSNNXKSTDLTINCVAKGASSPSPKTNNAFPQQRILREARKCLQATTTHRADNNTIAARFLNNDSSSAAANSEKDSKIPHCIEFATDLPSLQTDPAEDAASPGAAAAAELQCTDTGNKALPFLHSIKIKIEDSSANDEYEPDLTTHKLKCECNDTKDEFYGVTESNNQDALLTAKEDSACTEKETTSLNSLTQSQVLSCTLGTPKPEDGEYXFGARVRKNYRTLVLGKRPVLQTPPVKPIXNQLESPRPTGKIETHEGTLDDFTVNNRRKRVASNVASAVKRPFNFMANFPCPPSLIIGNDGDLLPAYSLNTTKDPNHHHKAHPVWKWQLGGSAIPLPPSHKFRKFN; this comes from the exons ATGGGAGACCTGAAGTCGGGTTTTGAAGAGGTGGATGGCGTGAGGCTCGGCTACCTCATCattaaaggaaagcaaatgtttGCACTCTCCCAGGTTTTTACTGACCTGCTCAAAAACATCCCGCGAACTACCGTGCACAAGCGAATGGAtcatttaaaagtaaaaaaacatcACTGCGACTTGGAGGAGTTGA AACTCAAAGCCATCAACTCCATCGCTTTCCACGCCGCCAAATGCACCCTGATCTCCAGAGAGGACGTGGAAGCCCTATACACATCCTGCAAAACCGAACGGGTTCTTAAAACGAAACGGAGGAAACTAAGCCGGGCGCTGTCTGCCACCGATCTCCGGCCGGAGCTCGCTCCCGCCGACCCCTTCTCCGGCTTCTGGAAGGAGAACAAACTTTGGCTGGGTCTGAGCGACTCTCCTCGGCCGCTGCTGCCCGTCCGGAGGAAAGCCCTGCGCCCGGGGGACACAGCCTTGCTACCGGCCGCTCATCTACCTCACATTTTTAGTAAATACACTGGCCACAGCTACCCAGAAATCGCTCGGGCGCCTTGCAAATCCCCCGTAAACTATGAAACGGCGCCGGCGGTGGGCGGCTGCGTGCCCCtgcgctcccgccgcccgctcGCCGccgcggcgcggccccggctgCCGACCGCCGGTCCCCCGCCCCTGCCcgcccgctgccgccgccgccgccacggGGCGGCCGCCGGC CCGTCACTGCTGGGCCCCCCCGGCGGCGCCCGCCggcccctggccctgccccggccctgCCGGCCCCGCGGCGCCCCGCGGCTGCCGCTGC CTCCCCGCGGCTTCGGGCCGCCCTCCTTCCCCGAGAGCGGCAGCAGCGACTCGGAGTCCAGCTGCTGCTCGGGCCGCGCCGCCCACGACTCGGACTGcggctccagcctctccagctcCAGCGAGGGCAGCTCGTaggaggaggacgaggacgaggaggacgaggagggCAGCGGCGCCTCGGACTCCAGCGAGGGCAGctcggaggaggaggaggaggaggaggaggaagaggaggaggaagaggaggaggaggaggacagcaCCTCGGACTCCGACTCCAGCTCGGTCTCCAGCCAGGTTTCGGTGCAGAGCATCCGCTTCAGGCGCACCAGCTTTTGCAGCCCGCCCGGCGTGGTCCACGCCAACTTCTTGTACC ctgcggccgccgccgcctcccggcccccggccccggcggaGCCCGGCGGGCTGCCCGCCCTCCGCGGCGCTCCCGGCGGAGTCAAGCCGGAGC CGGAGGAGTGGGGCTGCCCCGGCTGggctcccgccgccccggcgCTGCGCTGCTCCGGAGGCCTGGGGAGCTGCTTCGCGGAGATAAGGGACGATAGGGTATCCGAACTCA TTCCACACTCTGAATTTTCCAATA GCAAGAGTACTGACCTAACAATTAACTGTGTTGCAAAGGGGGCCTCTTCACCTAGCCCAAAGACAAACAATGCATTTCCACAACAAAGAATACTCAGAGAGGCAAGGAAATGCCTTCAAGCAACTACTACACACCGTGCAGATAACAATACAATAGCTGCTAGGTTCTTAAATAATGATTCTTCATCAGCGGCTGCAAATTCAGAGAAAGATTCCAAAATCCCTCATTGTATTGAATTTGCCACGGATTTGCCCTCTTTACAAACTGATCCTGCGGAGGATGCTGCT tctccaggggcagcagcagcagctgagctccagTGCACTGATACAGGCAATAAGGCATTGCCATTCCTGCACAgcattaaaatcaaaatagagGACAGCAGTGCGAACGACGAGTATGAGCCTGATCTTACAACACATAAGCTAAAGTGTGAGTGCAATGATACTAAGGATGAGTTTTACGGTGTGACTGAGAGTAATAACCAGGACGCTTTATTAACAGCCAAGGAAGATTCTGCATgcactgagaaagaa accacttcCTTAAACTCACTGACTCAGAGTCAGGTCCTCTCATGCACTTTAGGTACTCCAAAACCTGAGGATGGGGAGT AATTTGGAGCAAGGGTGAGAAAAAATTACAGGACACTGGTTTTG GGAAAGCGACCTGTACTGCAGACTCCTCCAGTCAAACCAATTTGAAATCAGCTCGAAAGCCCACGTCCTACAGGTAAAATCGAGACACATGAAGGAACACTGGATGATTTTACAGTTAACAATAGACGCAAAAGGGTAGCCAGCAATGTAGCATCAGCAGTGAAAAGGCCATTTAATTTCATGGCAAATTTTCCCTGTCCACCATCACTAATTATTGGCAATGATGGGGATTTGTTGCCAGCTTATTCCTTAAAC ACCACTAAGGATCCCAACCACCATCACAAGGCCCATCCTGTATGGAAATGGCAGCTGGGCGGTTCTGCAATACCTCTTCCACCTAGCCACAAATTCAggaaatttaattaa